The Mytilus galloprovincialis chromosome 2, xbMytGall1.hap1.1, whole genome shotgun sequence genome has a window encoding:
- the LOC143064724 gene encoding nuclease EXOG, mitochondrial-like: MSQFMKGIITGTFTTLAAIGSYRILFENDNQESLSSKTRASETILKYGIPDRGPDIRVYDNHILSYDQAKKTPVWVAEYITKRNIDGPADRRKIKFKSDPNVQTEFSAENSDYLGSGWSRGHMAPAGDNKHSQEAMKQSFYLSNILPQNLENNGGFWNRLEMYCRDLTKKYKGVRIISGPLVLPTTDEDGLHYVKYPVIGKNEVSVPTHLYKVIIIENEKSEPLGLGAFIVPNQPIGFEHSLKDFQVDLKKLERSSGITFTPKLDTVKIPDLCQIDSCNLMKKDKFELYMIGRKLQGARSLKYLEKIWSEIETKNLTPDSYLINLYNSRKLELTYEEKVVRNKG, encoded by the exons ATGTCACAATTTATGAAAGGAATAATCACAGGCACATTCACAACACTTGCAGCAATTGGCTCTTAtcgaattttatttgaaaatgataaccAAGAaa gtTTATCATCAAAGACCAGGGCAAGTGAGACTATTCTCAAGTATGGCATACCAGATCGTGGGCCAGATATAAGGGTTTATGATAATCACATCTTATCATATGATCAGGCCAAGAAAACACCTGTTTGGGTTGCTGAGTATATCACCAAGAGAAATATTGATG GACCGGCAGACAGaagaaaaatcaaatttaaatctgATCCAAATGTTCAAACTGAGTTCAGTGCTGAAAACTCTGATTACCTAGGAAGTGGTTGGTCTAGGGGTCATATGGCCCCAGCTGGGGATAATAAACACAGTCAG GAAGCAATGAAGCagtcattttatttatcaaatattttaccTCAAAACTTGGAAAATAATGGAGGATTCTGGAATAGACTTGAAATGTACTGCAGGGATCTAACAAAGAAATATAAGGGAGTCAGAATAATTAGTGGGCCTCTAGTTTTACCTACCACAGATGAGGATGGATTGCATTATGTAAAATATCCA GTAATTGGTAAAAATGAAGTTTCTGTACCAACACATTTGTATAAAGTGATAATTATAGAAAATGAGAAATCAGAACCATTAGGACTTGGTGCTTTTATTGTTCCAAATCAGCCAATAGGATTTGAGCATAGCTTGAAAGAtttccaagttgatttgaaaaaactTGAAAGGTCTTCTGGAATAACATTCACACCAAAACTTGACACTGTGAAAATCCCTGATTTGTGTCAGATAGATTCATgtaatttgatgaaaaaagacaaatttgAACTGTATATGATTGGGAGAAAATTACAAGGAGCTAGAAGTCTGAAATATTTAGAGAAAATTTGGTcagaaattgaaacaaaaaacttAACTCCTGATAGCTATTTGATAAATCTTTACAATAGCAGAAAACTAGAATTAACTTATGAAGAAAAAGTTGTAAGGaataaaggttaa